Proteins co-encoded in one Candidatus Limnocylindrales bacterium genomic window:
- the pepN gene encoding aminopeptidase N, with protein MEQTAAVPIYRKDYQPPEYLIEEADLRFELGEEGTLVRSSLALRRNPDHPSPGTDLRLDGEGLELRGIWLDGRALTPAEYELTDKSLRIPDVPGSFSLVTEVRVHPESNTALEGLYRSGGMFCTQCEAEGFRHITFFADRPDVLSRFTTTIVADRERYPVLLSNGNPDGSGDLGNGAHWARWRDPFPKPCYLFALVAGRLSCLEDHFVTASGRRVALRIYVEPQNADKCEHAMRSLKRSMKWDEDVYGREYDLDVFHIVAVDDFNMGAMENKGLNIFNSKYVLARPDTATDDDYAAIEGVIGHEYFHNWTGNRVTCRDWFQLSLKEGLTVFRDQEFSADMSSRAVKRIGDVQVLRVHQFAEDAGPMAHPVRPDSYIEINNFYTSTVYNKGAEVVRMMHTLLGPERFRAGMDLYFERHDGQAVACDDFVAAMEAASGVDLSQFRLWYSQAGTPRLNVSRAYDPSQRALTLEIAQETPPTPGQSEKQPMHLPLAMALLGSDGREMPLQLEGESGAPETPTRVLEVRKAREVFRFVNLREEPVPSLLRGFSAPVCLQGAYEDRDLAFLAANDGDAFNRWDAGQQLALRRILELIEAGRSGTPLQLPRDLADAFRKTLMSNLDPALIAKALVLPSESYVADQMTEVDVDAIHAVRTFLRERLAEEHREELLQRYRAGRTAAPYSLEPEAVARRSLTNVCLAYISRLPGQEAREIVYGQFRSADNMTDSVAALAVLANMDCPERIAALDAFYARWRGEPLVVDKWLSVQATSELPGTLDEVLRLTGHEAFDIKNPNKVRALLGAFCGANPAGFHDATGAGYRFLVDNVLRLDSLNPQVAARMVGLMSRWRRYDQNRRALMKAELERLLSETSLSRDVYEVVSKSLA; from the coding sequence ATGGAGCAGACCGCCGCCGTCCCCATCTACCGCAAGGACTATCAGCCGCCCGAGTACCTCATCGAGGAGGCGGACCTGCGCTTCGAACTGGGCGAGGAGGGAACGCTCGTGCGCTCGTCGCTGGCGTTGCGGCGCAACCCCGACCATCCCTCGCCTGGCACGGACCTGCGACTGGACGGCGAGGGCCTGGAGCTGCGCGGCATATGGCTCGACGGCCGCGCGCTGACGCCTGCCGAGTACGAGCTGACCGACAAGAGCCTGCGCATCCCGGACGTGCCGGGGTCCTTTTCGCTGGTGACCGAGGTGCGCGTGCATCCGGAGAGCAACACGGCGCTGGAGGGGCTCTACCGGTCCGGCGGAATGTTCTGCACGCAGTGCGAAGCCGAAGGCTTCCGCCACATCACCTTCTTCGCCGACCGTCCGGATGTGCTGTCGCGATTCACGACGACCATCGTGGCGGATCGCGAGCGCTACCCGGTGCTGCTTTCCAACGGCAATCCCGACGGAAGCGGGGACCTCGGGAACGGCGCGCATTGGGCGCGCTGGCGCGACCCGTTTCCCAAGCCCTGCTACCTCTTCGCCCTGGTCGCCGGAAGGCTTTCCTGCCTCGAAGACCATTTCGTCACGGCCAGCGGCCGCCGCGTCGCACTGCGAATCTACGTCGAGCCGCAGAACGCCGACAAGTGCGAGCACGCGATGCGATCGCTGAAGCGCTCCATGAAATGGGACGAGGACGTCTACGGCCGCGAGTACGATCTGGACGTGTTCCACATCGTTGCCGTCGACGACTTCAACATGGGCGCGATGGAGAACAAGGGGCTGAACATCTTCAACTCGAAGTATGTTCTGGCGCGTCCGGACACGGCCACCGACGACGACTACGCCGCCATCGAAGGCGTGATCGGTCACGAGTACTTCCACAACTGGACCGGCAACCGCGTGACTTGCCGTGACTGGTTCCAGCTGAGCCTGAAGGAAGGGCTGACGGTCTTTCGCGATCAGGAGTTCTCGGCCGACATGTCCTCGCGCGCCGTCAAACGCATCGGCGACGTCCAGGTTCTGCGCGTGCATCAATTCGCCGAGGACGCCGGTCCGATGGCGCATCCCGTTCGGCCGGACTCCTACATCGAGATCAACAACTTCTACACGTCCACGGTCTACAACAAGGGCGCCGAGGTCGTGCGCATGATGCACACCCTGCTCGGGCCCGAGCGCTTCCGCGCCGGCATGGACCTGTACTTCGAGCGCCACGACGGTCAGGCCGTCGCGTGCGACGATTTCGTGGCTGCGATGGAAGCGGCATCCGGCGTGGACCTGTCCCAGTTCCGCCTCTGGTACAGCCAGGCCGGTACGCCGCGCCTGAACGTGTCGCGCGCCTACGACCCCTCGCAGCGCGCGCTGACTCTGGAGATCGCGCAGGAGACGCCGCCGACGCCGGGGCAGAGCGAAAAGCAGCCGATGCACCTGCCGCTGGCGATGGCGCTTCTCGGCTCGGATGGCCGCGAGATGCCGTTGCAGCTCGAGGGCGAGAGCGGCGCGCCGGAAACGCCGACGCGGGTGCTGGAGGTGCGAAAGGCGCGCGAGGTGTTCCGCTTCGTCAACCTGCGCGAGGAGCCGGTGCCGTCGCTGCTGCGCGGCTTCTCGGCGCCGGTGTGCCTGCAGGGCGCGTACGAGGACCGAGATTTGGCCTTCCTGGCGGCCAACGACGGCGACGCCTTCAACCGATGGGATGCCGGGCAGCAGCTGGCGCTGCGCCGCATTCTCGAGCTCATCGAGGCCGGCCGCAGCGGTACGCCGCTGCAGCTCCCGCGGGATCTCGCCGACGCGTTCCGCAAGACGCTGATGTCGAATCTGGATCCGGCCCTCATCGCCAAGGCGCTGGTGCTGCCGTCGGAGTCGTACGTGGCCGACCAGATGACCGAGGTGGACGTCGACGCCATTCACGCCGTGCGCACGTTCCTGCGCGAACGGCTGGCCGAGGAGCATCGCGAGGAGCTGCTTCAGCGCTACCGCGCTGGCCGCACCGCCGCGCCGTATTCCCTGGAGCCGGAGGCCGTGGCGCGCCGGTCGCTGACCAACGTCTGTCTCGCCTACATTTCCAGGCTGCCGGGCCAGGAGGCCCGCGAAATCGTGTACGGCCAGTTTCGAAGCGCGGACAACATGACGGACTCGGTGGCGGCGCTGGCCGTGCTGGCAAACATGGACTGTCCAGAGCGCATCGCCGCGCTCGATGCGTTCTACGCGCGCTGGCGCGGGGAGCCGCTGGTGGTCGACAAATGGCTGAGCGTGCAGGCGACCTCCGAGCTTCCGGGAACGCTCGACGAGGTCCTGCGTCTGACCGGGCACGAAGCCTTCGACATCAAGAACCCGAACAAGGTGCGCGCTCTCCTCGGCGCGTTCTGCGGCGCCAATCCGGCCGGCTTCCACGACGCCACCGGCGCCGGCTACCGCTTCCTCGTCGACAACGTTCTGCGCCTGGATTCGCTGAACCCGCAGGTGGCCGCGCGCATGGTCGGCCTGATGAGCCGCTGGCGCCGCTATGACCAGAACCGCCGCGCGCTGATGAAGGCCGAGCTCGAGAGACTGCTGTCGGAGACGTCGCTGTCGCGCGACGTCTACGAAGTGGTCAGCAAGAGCCTGGCATGA
- the ilvB gene encoding biosynthetic-type acetolactate synthase large subunit, translated as MTSRKTSGAQHLGLVEDTTKAAHPLAGTVMSGADMVVQVLADEGVDTVFGYSGGAILPTYDAVFRYNEHKAPGERINLVVPATEQGAGFMAAGYARSTGKVGVFLVTSGPGATNSVTPIRDCQADSVPVVLICGQVPRQAMGTDAFQEAPVFNIMSSCAKHVFLLTDETKIEETMRTAFEIARSGRPGPVVVDIPRDVQLSQGTFKGEGLLHLRGYDERLAEQQRTHLEPARGRAFFELLAKAERPLLYVGGGVVHGDAAGELRRFAERFGIPVVTTLMGIGAVDTTSELSLRMLGMHGTAFANYAVEDCDFLFAVGARFDDRVAGKVKEFAPGAKIAHLDIDTSEIEKVKNVDWSYVCDAKRALTELLEAGKGFRKDFAAWREHVSRLRQDYPLDFNRSSDRIQSEYVLSELNKITKGEAFVATGVGQHQMWAAQYLDFKDTRLWLTSGSMGTMGFGLPAAIGAALANPGRLVIDVDGDGSIRMNLGELETLTTYDIPVKVLLLNNMGDGMVRQWQDLFYANRYSGTDKTLHKKDFIKAAEADGFGFARRVTAKEEVPQALAEFCAFEGPAFLEVMVDSTAHVYPMIGPGMGYKDMITGKFIKSREKVSVKTETGDGYF; from the coding sequence ATGACCAGCCGTAAGACATCTGGAGCCCAGCACCTGGGACTCGTCGAGGACACGACCAAGGCCGCGCACCCGCTGGCCGGGACCGTCATGAGCGGAGCCGACATGGTCGTCCAGGTCCTGGCCGACGAAGGTGTGGATACGGTCTTCGGCTACAGCGGCGGCGCCATTCTTCCCACCTACGATGCGGTCTTCCGCTACAACGAGCACAAGGCGCCCGGCGAGCGCATCAATCTGGTCGTCCCGGCTACCGAGCAGGGCGCAGGGTTCATGGCCGCCGGCTATGCCCGCTCGACCGGAAAAGTCGGCGTCTTCCTGGTCACATCCGGGCCGGGAGCGACCAACTCGGTCACGCCGATTCGCGACTGTCAGGCCGACTCCGTGCCGGTGGTGCTGATCTGCGGCCAGGTGCCGCGCCAGGCCATGGGCACCGACGCATTCCAGGAAGCGCCGGTATTCAACATCATGTCGTCGTGCGCCAAGCACGTCTTCCTGCTCACCGACGAGACCAAGATCGAGGAGACGATGCGCACGGCGTTCGAGATCGCGCGTAGCGGCCGACCCGGTCCTGTCGTCGTCGACATCCCACGCGACGTGCAGCTGTCGCAGGGCACGTTCAAGGGCGAGGGGCTGCTGCACCTGCGCGGGTACGACGAGCGCCTGGCCGAGCAGCAGCGCACGCATCTGGAGCCCGCGCGTGGCCGCGCGTTCTTCGAGCTTCTGGCCAAGGCCGAGCGTCCGCTGCTCTACGTCGGCGGCGGCGTGGTGCACGGTGATGCCGCCGGCGAGCTTCGCCGCTTCGCCGAGCGCTTCGGCATTCCGGTGGTCACGACGCTCATGGGCATCGGCGCCGTCGACACCACCAGCGAGCTGTCGCTGCGCATGCTCGGCATGCACGGCACCGCCTTCGCCAACTACGCTGTCGAGGACTGCGACTTCCTGTTCGCGGTCGGCGCGCGCTTCGACGATCGCGTGGCCGGCAAGGTCAAGGAGTTCGCTCCCGGTGCCAAGATCGCGCACCTGGACATCGACACGTCCGAGATCGAGAAGGTCAAGAACGTCGACTGGTCCTATGTCTGCGATGCCAAGCGCGCGCTGACCGAGCTGTTGGAGGCGGGCAAAGGCTTCCGCAAGGACTTCGCCGCCTGGCGCGAGCACGTCAGCAGGCTGCGCCAGGACTATCCGCTCGACTTCAACCGGTCCAGCGATCGCATCCAGTCGGAGTACGTCCTGTCGGAGCTGAACAAGATCACCAAGGGCGAAGCGTTCGTTGCCACCGGCGTGGGCCAGCATCAGATGTGGGCCGCTCAATACCTCGACTTCAAGGACACGCGGCTGTGGCTGACCTCGGGCAGCATGGGAACGATGGGCTTCGGCCTTCCGGCGGCCATCGGCGCCGCGCTGGCAAACCCCGGTCGTCTGGTCATCGACGTCGACGGCGACGGCAGCATCCGCATGAACCTCGGCGAGCTGGAGACGCTGACGACGTACGACATTCCGGTCAAGGTGCTGCTCCTCAACAACATGGGCGACGGCATGGTGCGGCAGTGGCAGGATCTGTTCTACGCCAACCGCTACTCGGGCACCGACAAGACGCTGCACAAGAAGGACTTCATCAAGGCGGCCGAAGCCGACGGCTTCGGCTTCGCGCGGCGCGTGACGGCCAAGGAAGAGGTTCCGCAGGCGCTCGCGGAGTTCTGTGCGTTCGAAGGCCCGGCCTTCCTCGAAGTGATGGTGGACTCGACGGCGCACGTCTACCCGATGATCGGCCCCGGCATGGGCTACAAGGACATGATCACGGGCAAGTTCATCAAGTCGCGCGAGAAGGTCTCGGTCAAGACCGAGACCGGCGACGGATACTTCTAG
- the yhbY gene encoding ribosome assembly RNA-binding protein YhbY, with translation MSDTRDERQRVPLTSTQRKTLRGMAHELEPVVHVGRAGLTERVLDAVRSALEDHELIKIKLAAEREERQEMARQIQSACDAELVGLIGTIAILYRQHQEPEKRTIRV, from the coding sequence ATGAGCGATACGCGAGACGAGCGACAGCGCGTGCCGCTGACGAGCACGCAGCGCAAGACGCTGCGCGGGATGGCGCACGAGCTCGAGCCGGTGGTGCACGTGGGCCGGGCGGGCCTGACCGAGCGTGTTCTGGATGCGGTTCGCAGCGCGCTCGAGGATCACGAGCTGATCAAGATCAAGCTGGCCGCCGAGCGCGAAGAGCGTCAGGAGATGGCTCGCCAGATCCAGAGCGCCTGCGACGCCGAGCTCGTCGGCCTGATCGGAACCATCGCGATCCTGTACCGGCAGCATCAAGAGCCGGAGAAGCGCACGATCCGCGTCTGA
- a CDS encoding adenylate/guanylate cyclase domain-containing protein, producing MDFKEQVRQWISPDARSLLGLMLESGGAGDEDVTIAFTDIADHTSFTDRLGDDAARALVKAHDRIVRAELAGVGGREVKHTGDGIMASFPSAARALRFAVSVQRSVAAWNARHEPAAPLRVAIGLNSGSPIADHGDLFGTAVIVASRITDRAAGDQILVADVVRQLASGKGFTFLPRGSETLEGLSEAVPLFEVVWQQDSAAERAAAG from the coding sequence ATGGATTTCAAGGAGCAGGTGCGGCAGTGGATATCGCCGGATGCGCGGAGCCTGCTCGGCCTGATGCTGGAGTCGGGTGGGGCCGGCGACGAGGACGTCACCATCGCCTTCACCGACATCGCCGACCACACCTCCTTCACCGACCGGCTCGGGGATGATGCGGCTCGGGCCCTGGTCAAGGCGCATGACCGGATCGTGCGCGCGGAGCTGGCCGGAGTCGGCGGCCGAGAGGTCAAGCACACGGGCGACGGCATCATGGCCTCGTTCCCTTCGGCAGCACGTGCGCTGCGCTTCGCCGTCAGTGTCCAGCGCTCGGTGGCCGCGTGGAATGCCCGGCACGAGCCGGCGGCGCCGCTTCGCGTCGCCATCGGTCTCAACAGCGGCTCCCCCATCGCCGATCATGGCGACCTCTTCGGGACGGCGGTGATCGTCGCCTCGCGAATCACCGATCGCGCCGCCGGCGACCAGATCCTGGTCGCCGACGTCGTGCGCCAGCTCGCATCCGGGAAAGGCTTCACGTTCCTGCCTCGCGGAAGCGAGACGCTGGAGGGGCTGAGTGAGGCGGTTCCGCTTTTCGAGGTCGTGTGGCAACAGGATTCTGCGGCCGAGCGCGCGGCGGCCGGCTAG
- a CDS encoding cytochrome c peroxidase, which yields MGRTPLLTCILGCLVVGWPGLIRAEEYPLVVPLGLDRDALVVPADNPLTKEKVELGRLLYFDPRLSADGTISCATCHDPNKGWAEHSAVSTGIRGQKGGRNSPTVLNAAFGLFQFWDGRAASLEDQALGPIANEIEMGSSHDVCAQTIGSIEGYKPFFKAAYGDEAVTIERISKAIASFERTVLSGNSAWDRHTQNNDPTALSEAAKRGLALFEGKANCTRCHVGFNLSDGIFHNIGVGMTASEPDMGRYKVTNKDEDRGAFKTPILRDLKRTAPYMHDGSVQTLAEVVDFYDRGGEPNQWLDPKMVKLGLSEQEKLDLVAFLESLEGDWVPMARPELPK from the coding sequence ATGGGAAGGACACCACTGCTCACCTGCATCCTCGGCTGTCTCGTCGTGGGCTGGCCGGGCCTCATCCGCGCCGAGGAGTATCCACTCGTCGTGCCGCTGGGCCTCGACCGCGATGCCCTGGTCGTGCCGGCCGACAACCCGCTGACGAAGGAAAAAGTCGAGCTCGGGCGCCTCCTCTACTTCGACCCCAGACTGTCGGCCGACGGCACCATCAGCTGCGCCACCTGCCACGACCCCAATAAGGGCTGGGCCGAGCACTCCGCGGTCTCCACCGGCATCCGCGGTCAGAAAGGCGGGCGCAACTCGCCCACCGTCCTGAACGCCGCCTTCGGCCTCTTCCAGTTCTGGGACGGCCGCGCCGCCAGCCTCGAAGATCAGGCGCTGGGGCCGATCGCGAACGAGATCGAGATGGGCAGCTCGCACGATGTCTGTGCACAAACGATAGGTTCCATCGAAGGCTACAAGCCATTCTTCAAGGCTGCCTACGGCGACGAAGCGGTCACGATCGAGCGTATCTCCAAGGCCATCGCCAGCTTCGAACGCACCGTTTTGTCCGGAAACTCGGCCTGGGACCGCCATACGCAGAACAACGATCCCACCGCGCTGTCGGAAGCCGCCAAGCGTGGCCTGGCGCTGTTCGAGGGCAAGGCCAACTGCACGCGCTGCCACGTCGGCTTCAACCTGAGCGACGGAATCTTCCACAACATCGGCGTGGGGATGACCGCCTCCGAACCCGACATGGGGCGGTACAAGGTGACCAACAAGGATGAGGACAGGGGCGCCTTCAAGACGCCCATCCTGCGCGACCTCAAGCGCACAGCGCCCTACATGCACGATGGCAGCGTCCAGACGTTGGCCGAGGTCGTCGACTTCTACGATCGCGGCGGCGAGCCCAACCAGTGGCTGGACCCGAAGATGGTCAAGCTCGGCCTCTCGGAGCAGGAGAAGCTCGACCTGGTGGCATTCCTCGAGTCGCTGGAGGGCGACTGGGTGCCGATGGCGAGACCGGAGCTTCCAAAGTGA